Proteins encoded in a region of the Bacillus marinisedimentorum genome:
- a CDS encoding YndM family protein — translation MDDHLKALGIKSVMTIAILYLVLGVFYGISFGNILLLTVILGSVAYFIGDLLIFPKTNNLVATLSDFGLTFLLIWLLAGMTIENALMAAVVSSLALAAGEWFFHKYMEDKVLEEPDRHLYNV, via the coding sequence ATGGACGATCACTTAAAAGCCCTTGGAATAAAAAGTGTCATGACCATTGCAATATTGTACCTTGTACTGGGTGTCTTTTACGGGATAAGCTTCGGAAACATCCTGCTCTTGACTGTAATTCTAGGTTCTGTTGCCTATTTTATTGGTGATTTACTTATATTCCCCAAGACAAACAACCTGGTAGCGACATTGTCGGATTTCGGTTTGACCTTTTTGCTCATCTGGCTGTTGGCTGGAATGACAATTGAAAATGCCTTGATGGCAGCAGTTGTTTCTTCACTGGCACTTGCAGCCGGAGAGTGGTTCTTCCACAAATATATGGAAGATAAAGTACTTGAAGAACCTGACCGCCATTTGTATAACGTGTAG
- a CDS encoding DUF4349 domain-containing protein yields MKRFKWVFAVMGTVILIFTAACSGGNEESVVTEDNVSKNEMATKEESEQEISGEAGAGDAASTVEDKVQSERKVAYEGDLSLEVETLDDFLPLVEKKTAELGGYMVESAVYKESEEHRGAHLSVRVPSKHFQDFMVYVEENSKEVNNRNVRGQDVTEEYVDLESRLKAKKAVEERLLAFMEEAQKTEDLLKISNDLGRIQEEIEQLQGRMKYLDNRIEYASITMNVSESYSPKLQDREELNTWDKTKDTFITTLNGLSAFASWIFVALVGFSPVLILLAIIGAAVWMIMRRRKRKQGESGK; encoded by the coding sequence ATGAAACGGTTTAAATGGGTCTTTGCTGTGATGGGAACGGTTATCCTCATATTTACGGCAGCATGCAGCGGCGGCAATGAAGAATCGGTTGTAACAGAAGATAATGTCTCGAAAAATGAAATGGCAACCAAGGAGGAGAGCGAGCAGGAAATCAGTGGGGAAGCAGGAGCAGGGGATGCGGCATCTACTGTTGAAGATAAGGTGCAATCTGAGCGGAAGGTTGCATATGAAGGCGATTTGTCGCTTGAAGTTGAAACGCTGGATGACTTTTTGCCGTTAGTTGAAAAGAAAACCGCTGAGCTGGGCGGCTATATGGTTGAATCCGCAGTTTACAAGGAATCCGAAGAACATAGGGGAGCACACCTGTCTGTCCGAGTTCCTTCCAAACATTTTCAGGATTTCATGGTTTATGTTGAAGAAAACAGCAAAGAAGTTAATAACCGAAATGTTCGGGGGCAGGATGTGACAGAGGAGTATGTGGATCTGGAGTCTCGTCTGAAAGCCAAGAAGGCCGTTGAAGAAAGGCTTTTGGCGTTTATGGAAGAAGCCCAAAAAACTGAAGACTTGCTGAAAATTTCAAACGATCTTGGCCGTATCCAAGAGGAAATTGAACAGCTTCAAGGACGCATGAAATATCTCGATAACCGAATCGAGTATGCAAGCATTACGATGAATGTTTCTGAATCCTACAGCCCAAAACTGCAGGATAGGGAAGAACTAAACACCTGGGATAAAACAAAGGATACGTTTATCACTACACTTAATGGACTGAGTGCTTTCGCAAGCTGGATATTCGTTGCACTTGTAGGCTTCTCACCGGTGCTCATTTTGCTGGCGATTATTGGCGCGGCCGTCTGGATGATTATGAGACGGAGGAAGCGGAAGCAAGGAGAATCGGGGAAATAA
- a CDS encoding UDP-glucose dehydrogenase family protein: MRIAIAGTGYVGLVTGVCLAEIGHDVTCYDIDRAKLNQLKQGNSPIYEPDLPQLLKKNISSGRLTFTDLPEEAYRQAEVIYIAVPTPQAADGSADLSYVSSAAERIAKSVVKDVIVVVKSTVPVGTNERVGDLVNGHLMVRGLKADVVSNPEFLREGSAVHDMFNGERIIIGSESERAAEIVISINEPFGIPFLKTDVRSAEMIKYASNAFLAAKVSFINEIASISEKLGADIEAVAAGMGMDKRIGDQFLRAGIGYGGSCFPKDTRALVQIAGNTDHKFELLESVIKVNNKQQSVLFDKAKGRFENLKGKKAAVLGLSFKPNTDDIREAASIVLINMLLFEGVEVTAYDPAALQKTKAILGNRIKYAKNGEEALQNADMAFLVTEWDEIKDIPFDDYTALMKKPVIFDGRNCHSLEEAAKHPVEYYSIGRRPVVNAMESTF; this comes from the coding sequence ATGCGTATTGCAATTGCCGGCACAGGTTATGTAGGTCTGGTAACCGGTGTTTGCCTTGCTGAAATCGGTCATGATGTGACCTGTTATGATATCGATCGTGCAAAGTTAAATCAGTTGAAGCAGGGGAACTCGCCGATTTATGAACCTGATTTACCACAATTGCTGAAAAAGAATATTTCGAGTGGCAGGCTCACCTTTACTGATCTTCCCGAAGAAGCATACCGGCAGGCAGAGGTCATTTATATTGCAGTCCCGACACCGCAAGCCGCCGATGGTTCGGCGGATTTATCTTATGTGAGCAGTGCAGCGGAACGTATTGCCAAATCTGTTGTGAAAGATGTTATCGTTGTTGTAAAAAGTACTGTTCCTGTTGGAACGAATGAGAGAGTCGGCGATCTGGTCAATGGACATTTGATGGTTCGTGGCTTAAAGGCGGATGTTGTCTCCAATCCTGAGTTTTTGCGGGAAGGCTCGGCGGTGCACGATATGTTCAATGGGGAGCGGATTATCATCGGTTCAGAATCTGAGCGGGCTGCGGAAATTGTGATTTCAATTAACGAACCGTTCGGAATACCTTTTTTAAAAACAGATGTACGAAGTGCAGAAATGATCAAGTATGCATCAAATGCTTTTCTGGCTGCCAAAGTCAGTTTTATCAATGAGATTGCGAGCATCTCTGAGAAGCTTGGTGCTGATATAGAAGCTGTAGCGGCCGGGATGGGAATGGATAAGCGGATTGGAGATCAGTTTTTACGGGCAGGGATCGGATACGGCGGTTCCTGTTTCCCGAAGGATACGCGTGCACTTGTTCAAATTGCCGGCAATACCGATCATAAATTTGAGTTGCTTGAGTCTGTCATCAAAGTGAATAACAAGCAGCAGTCCGTTTTGTTTGATAAAGCAAAGGGACGATTCGAAAATTTGAAGGGGAAAAAGGCGGCGGTTCTTGGCCTTTCCTTCAAGCCAAACACCGATGACATTCGTGAAGCAGCTTCCATCGTTCTCATTAATATGCTGTTGTTTGAAGGGGTGGAAGTCACAGCCTATGATCCAGCTGCCCTGCAGAAAACAAAAGCAATTCTGGGCAATCGAATAAAATATGCAAAGAACGGAGAAGAAGCTTTACAGAATGCGGATATGGCTTTCCTTGTTACCGAGTGGGATGAAATCAAGGATATCCCTTTTGATGACTATACCGCGCTTATGAAGAAACCGGTCATCTTTGACGGCCGCAACTGCCATTCCCTTGAGGAAGCGGCAAAGCATCCGGTCGAATACTATTCGATCGGGCGGCGTCCGGTAGTGAATGCCATGGAAAGCACTTTTTGA
- a CDS encoding transposase yields MPRNRIGWFPGALYHVVSRGSRRAPIFFHDRDRLKYFNLLHDTRQVFPFELHAYCLMTNHVHLLIEVDETPLGPIMQKLNHRYAVYFNRTHESSGHVFQGPYFATQITSIDDKLATSKYIHLNPVEAGLVKNAEDYPWSSCKAYVTGAFDSRLTSTSLLTHFKAPERKAYYDFLQEPEFSVDFSKLKPDWRDSRQQDPARAKVEK; encoded by the coding sequence ATGCCTCGAAACCGGATTGGCTGGTTTCCGGGTGCCCTGTATCACGTTGTCTCCAGAGGGAGCCGGCGTGCTCCCATTTTTTTTCACGACCGCGACCGCCTTAAGTACTTTAACCTCCTCCATGATACACGCCAGGTATTCCCTTTCGAACTTCATGCCTACTGTTTGATGACCAATCATGTTCACCTGCTGATTGAAGTTGATGAGACGCCTCTCGGTCCAATCATGCAAAAACTCAACCACCGATATGCCGTCTATTTCAATCGTACTCATGAATCAAGCGGGCATGTATTCCAGGGTCCTTATTTTGCAACACAGATTACAAGTATTGACGATAAGCTGGCGACTTCAAAATACATTCACCTGAATCCGGTAGAAGCAGGTCTTGTGAAAAATGCAGAAGACTACCCCTGGAGCAGCTGCAAAGCGTATGTAACAGGAGCATTCGATTCCCGTCTTACCTCAACCTCTCTATTAACCCACTTTAAAGCACCGGAACGTAAAGCCTACTATGATTTTCTTCAAGAACCTGAATTCTCAGTCGACTTTTCAAAACTTAAGCCAGATTGGAGGGATTCACGGCAACAAGATCCTGCACGGGCGAAAGTGGAGAAATGA